Proteins from one Niallia circulans genomic window:
- a CDS encoding aspartyl-phosphate phosphatase Spo0E family protein encodes MQSRKQELLLAIQRKREVMIEEALRTGYTSEETVRYSQELDELIFQYQLHIRLKKTKMNFVKKSYKSLIVWPKHLVYKPQKISEIL; translated from the coding sequence GTGCAATCGAGGAAACAAGAATTACTGCTTGCTATTCAAAGAAAAAGAGAGGTGATGATAGAAGAAGCATTGCGTACAGGATATACAAGTGAGGAAACAGTGAGATACAGTCAAGAGCTGGATGAACTTATTTTTCAGTATCAGCTTCATATTCGGCTGAAAAAGACAAAAATGAATTTTGTAAAAAAGTCATATAAATCATTGATCGTTTGGCCAAAGCATCTTGTATATAAACCACAAAAAATTTCTGAGATACTGTAA
- a CDS encoding pyridoxal phosphate-dependent aminotransferase, with product MKEFRQSDLLDRLPVQFFASLVGKVSTYVKEGYDVINLGQGNPDQPTPEFIVRSLQKAAENPNNHKYSPFRGYPSLKQAVANFYKKEYGVDLDPETEVAVLFGGKAGLVEIPQCLLNPYQTVLVPDPGYPDYLSGVALAQGEMVMMPLEEKNHFLPDYDKISESVLKKAKLMFLNYPNNPTGATATEEFFAETVALSLQHDICVVHDFAYGAIGFDGNKPISFLQTPGAKDAGIEIYTLSKTFNMAGWRVGFAVGNKSVISALNLYQDHLYVSLFGAIQEAAITALSSSFEEVERLTSMYESRRNVFIEGLKSIGWKVAAPSGSFFAWLKVPNGFTSEEFADYLLDKAHIAVAPGIGFGEYGEGYVRAGLLTSEERLLEAVERLSKLTIE from the coding sequence ATGAAGGAGTTTCGTCAATCGGACTTGCTGGATAGGCTGCCAGTTCAGTTTTTTGCTTCCCTTGTCGGGAAAGTTTCTACATATGTGAAAGAGGGCTATGATGTAATTAATTTAGGCCAAGGAAATCCAGATCAGCCGACTCCTGAATTTATTGTCAGAAGTTTGCAAAAGGCTGCAGAAAACCCAAATAACCACAAATATTCCCCTTTTAGAGGCTACCCTTCTTTAAAACAGGCTGTAGCAAATTTTTATAAAAAAGAATATGGGGTGGATCTGGACCCGGAAACGGAAGTTGCTGTATTGTTTGGCGGCAAGGCTGGCCTTGTCGAAATACCTCAATGTCTACTCAATCCTTATCAAACTGTGCTTGTGCCGGATCCAGGCTATCCTGATTATTTGTCAGGTGTTGCCCTTGCACAAGGGGAAATGGTCATGATGCCATTGGAGGAAAAAAATCACTTTTTACCTGACTATGATAAGATCTCCGAGTCAGTGCTTAAGAAGGCTAAATTAATGTTTTTAAATTACCCTAATAATCCGACTGGAGCAACTGCAACAGAGGAGTTTTTTGCTGAGACGGTTGCGCTTAGCCTCCAGCATGATATATGCGTTGTTCATGATTTTGCATATGGGGCAATCGGATTTGATGGTAATAAGCCAATCAGCTTCCTGCAAACACCTGGAGCAAAGGATGCAGGCATAGAGATATATACCTTATCAAAAACATTCAATATGGCTGGCTGGAGAGTAGGGTTTGCAGTGGGCAATAAAAGTGTCATTTCTGCTTTAAATCTTTATCAGGACCATCTGTATGTCAGTCTTTTTGGAGCGATCCAAGAAGCAGCCATAACAGCATTGTCTAGTTCATTTGAAGAAGTGGAAAGGCTAACCAGCATGTATGAAAGCAGAAGAAATGTATTTATAGAGGGTCTTAAGAGCATCGGCTGGAAAGTAGCTGCCCCAAGCGGGTCTTTTTTTGCATGGCTTAAGGTCCCTAATGGGTTCACTTCAGAGGAATTTGCAGACTACCTACTCGATAAGGCACATATTGCTGTCGCACCTGGCATAGGGTTCGGAGAATATGGAGAGGGTTACGTTCGAGCAGGCTTGCTAACATCAGAAGAGAGGCTGCTTGAAGCGGTTGAACGGCTAAGTAAGCTGACAATTGAATAG
- a CDS encoding carbon-nitrogen family hydrolase: MSWNVSIIQMDIVFGNPEQNFRAAENWIKAACEGKKTDIVILPELWTTGYDLTRLSEIGDRHAHKAISFFQKLARAYQVHIIGGSVANKKDDGIYNTLLVINKEGELVHTYDKLHLFQLMDEHIYLRSGSSTGLFTLDDEILAGMICYDIRFPEWVRTHTSQGAKVLFVSAEWPLARLAHWKALLIARAIENQCYIVACNRSGSDPQNSFAGHSLIIDPWGEIIGEAGEKQEILAGTIDLAKVTEVREMIPIFTDRKPEFY; this comes from the coding sequence TTGAGTTGGAATGTTAGTATTATCCAAATGGATATTGTATTTGGTAATCCGGAACAAAATTTCCGTGCTGCTGAAAACTGGATAAAAGCGGCGTGTGAAGGAAAGAAGACGGACATTGTCATATTGCCAGAATTATGGACAACAGGCTATGATTTAACCCGCCTTAGTGAGATTGGAGACAGGCATGCGCACAAGGCGATCAGCTTTTTCCAGAAGCTCGCCAGGGCCTATCAGGTTCATATAATCGGAGGCTCTGTTGCTAACAAAAAAGACGACGGCATTTATAATACACTCCTTGTCATTAATAAAGAGGGTGAGCTTGTTCATACGTATGATAAACTGCATTTGTTTCAGCTGATGGATGAGCATATTTATTTAAGAAGTGGAAGCTCGACTGGGCTATTTACGTTGGATGATGAAATCCTTGCAGGGATGATTTGCTATGACATTCGGTTTCCTGAATGGGTTCGCACCCATACTTCACAGGGTGCAAAGGTTTTGTTTGTTTCAGCAGAATGGCCCCTCGCCCGTCTTGCCCACTGGAAAGCACTATTGATTGCAAGAGCAATTGAAAACCAATGCTATATAGTTGCCTGCAACAGAAGCGGCTCAGATCCTCAAAATTCATTCGCAGGACACAGCCTAATAATTGACCCATGGGGAGAGATTATCGGCGAAGCAGGCGAAAAGCAAGAAATCCTAGCAGGAACAATTGATCTAGCCAAAGTAACAGAGGTGCGGGAAATGATTCCGATTTTCACTGACAGAAAACCAGAATTTTATTAA
- a CDS encoding metalloregulator ArsR/SmtB family transcription factor, producing MQLDRLVAFHKTIGDATRIRIISLLADKPWNGQALAGKLGLTAPTITHHLKKLREINVVYERREKNTIYFYLNKSVITHQADALIKLFQFEKGENEVEVTKEEAAKIIDNFIGADGKLKNIPAQRKKKLIIFRHIVKGLKEGQKYEEKELNDYIKRFFDDYATIRREFIINHFMYRENNIYELNPEEMWAK from the coding sequence ATGCAGCTTGACAGATTAGTTGCTTTTCATAAAACAATCGGTGATGCAACAAGAATCAGAATCATCTCCTTACTAGCTGATAAGCCGTGGAATGGCCAAGCGCTTGCAGGGAAGCTAGGATTAACAGCCCCAACGATAACGCATCATTTAAAGAAACTGCGGGAAATAAATGTCGTATACGAACGCAGAGAAAAAAACACGATTTATTTCTATTTAAACAAGTCGGTCATAACACATCAGGCAGATGCCCTTATTAAACTGTTCCAATTTGAGAAAGGAGAGAATGAAGTGGAGGTAACAAAGGAAGAAGCGGCAAAAATTATCGATAATTTCATTGGTGCTGATGGAAAGCTGAAGAATATTCCTGCCCAAAGGAAAAAGAAGCTGATTATTTTTCGCCATATTGTAAAAGGGCTTAAGGAAGGACAGAAATACGAGGAAAAAGAGCTTAATGACTATATAAAAAGGTTTTTTGATGATTATGCTACCATTCGAAGAGAGTTTATTATTAATCACTTCATGTATCGGGAAAATAATATATATGAATTGAATCCAGAAGAGATGTGGGCGAAGTAA
- a CDS encoding PAS domain-containing protein — translation MSGEIYTNEMQQIQQLKKKISFLEQENKRLRNENNCREMVKELKEAVFENSSEGMVILNGNGVILEANSAIRNIFHIHKKDMVGRNLSHYLPQEHRDDLWAWISMQPEQKAEKTERLFMENHERSFYAEIHISSINKYPYYLAVFKDVTYMRNLEQRQHKDAALFHDFFTEALDGIVLWNQNGQITKANKAALGIFESSQEEMMQHKISDYVYEKDKSYLHIMENLCLKKSHRDELMFLMPNGQKKLLEFTTKLHSVDGLHMSIFRNITSRYKMELELLDSKSMFETIFEEVFDGVILWDKDYKIIDINKAALRILSKDKEGLIGLNLLDYLPEGKTIGEEIKPKLVSLRNEGQNRGIYTATFNGDDWTQLEFRNKYNIYSGCSITTLRDITENAILAEQIRKSSTLHVIGELAAGIAHEIRNPMTALKGFIQLLESSNETDKHAMYFTVIKSELSRIETIINEFLLLSKPQNVRFVKANLQQIMNETLDLLNAQAVLFNVQFTRLYTNSNTEMYCEPNQLKKVFINIVKNAMEVLESGGEIKASINHMPDYFHIIIEDNGIGMSKEKLAKLGEPFYTTKEKGTGLGLMVSFKIIKEHEGKIEVESVEGIGTKFHIYLPRKKI, via the coding sequence TTGTCTGGTGAAATCTATACAAACGAGATGCAGCAAATCCAACAGCTGAAGAAAAAAATCAGCTTTTTAGAACAAGAAAACAAAAGGCTGAGAAATGAGAATAATTGCAGGGAAATGGTGAAGGAGCTGAAAGAGGCTGTATTCGAAAATTCCAGTGAAGGAATGGTGATTTTGAATGGAAATGGAGTAATCCTTGAGGCAAACAGTGCTATAAGGAATATTTTCCACATTCATAAAAAAGATATGGTCGGGCGCAACCTTAGCCATTATCTCCCGCAAGAGCACAGAGATGACTTGTGGGCATGGATAAGCATGCAGCCAGAGCAGAAAGCCGAAAAAACAGAACGCTTGTTTATGGAAAATCATGAACGAAGCTTTTATGCGGAAATACATATATCAAGTATTAATAAATATCCTTATTATTTGGCAGTATTTAAGGATGTCACATATATGCGCAACCTGGAACAAAGACAGCATAAAGATGCTGCCTTATTTCATGATTTCTTTACAGAGGCGCTTGATGGGATTGTCCTTTGGAATCAAAATGGACAAATTACGAAAGCGAATAAGGCTGCTTTAGGGATTTTTGAAAGCAGTCAGGAAGAAATGATGCAACATAAGATCAGTGACTATGTGTATGAGAAAGATAAAAGCTATCTCCATATCATGGAAAACTTATGCTTGAAAAAATCTCATCGTGATGAGCTTATGTTTTTGATGCCTAATGGGCAAAAAAAGCTGTTAGAGTTTACAACAAAGCTTCATTCTGTTGATGGTCTGCATATGAGCATTTTTCGAAATATAACGAGTCGTTACAAAATGGAGCTTGAGCTGCTTGACAGTAAAAGCATGTTTGAAACAATTTTTGAAGAAGTATTTGATGGGGTTATTCTTTGGGACAAGGATTACAAAATCATTGATATTAATAAAGCAGCATTGCGCATACTCTCTAAAGATAAGGAGGGTTTAATAGGCTTAAATCTGCTCGATTATTTGCCAGAGGGAAAGACAATTGGGGAGGAGATTAAGCCAAAACTTGTTTCATTAAGGAATGAAGGACAAAACAGGGGGATTTATACTGCCACATTCAATGGTGATGATTGGACACAGTTAGAATTTCGGAACAAGTATAATATTTACTCAGGCTGCAGTATAACCACATTAAGAGATATAACAGAAAATGCTATCTTGGCAGAGCAAATTAGAAAATCTTCGACACTTCATGTAATCGGTGAGCTTGCAGCTGGAATTGCTCATGAGATAAGGAACCCGATGACGGCACTGAAAGGCTTCATTCAATTATTAGAAAGCAGCAATGAGACGGATAAGCATGCGATGTATTTTACAGTCATAAAGTCAGAGCTTAGCCGGATTGAAACGATAATTAATGAATTTTTGCTCCTTTCAAAACCGCAAAATGTCAGGTTCGTCAAGGCGAATCTGCAGCAAATTATGAATGAGACATTGGATTTGCTTAATGCACAAGCAGTTCTATTTAATGTTCAATTTACTAGACTATATACTAATTCGAACACAGAAATGTATTGCGAACCAAACCAATTAAAAAAAGTATTCATTAATATAGTGAAAAATGCCATGGAGGTATTAGAATCCGGTGGAGAAATTAAGGCAAGTATAAATCATATGCCGGATTACTTTCATATTATCATTGAAGATAATGGAATTGGCATGAGCAAGGAAAAGCTGGCAAAGCTCGGGGAACCTTTTTATACGACGAAGGAAAAAGGAACTGGGTTAGGGCTCATGGTTTCTTTTAAAATAATTAAAGAGCATGAAGGGAAAATAGAGGTAGAATCAGTGGAAGGAATAGGGACTAAATTTCATATTTACTTACCACGGAAAAAAATATAA
- a CDS encoding acyltransferase family protein, with amino-acid sequence MKQVRNYYFDNAKFLLIFFVVFGHSIQSFTNDSNSIYSLYKVIYTFHMPAFILISGFFAKGIYEQGYVQKYLKRLILPYIIFQLIYSVFYYYLYGKSSFTVDPLSPHWSLWFLISLFFWNMLLLGFSKMKPLVGLSIALILGLAIGFVDWTSSYLSLTRTFVFFPLFLLGYYMNKKHFEWIRTKTFKIGAIIVFVVVFAGFYYFPSINYQWLLGSKPYDVLASSALEAILVRICFYLLSFLMIFCFFACVPQKKYFFTRFGKNTLYVYLLHGFFIRVFRTTDLQDAFTTPNSYFLIVLLAFLLTLVLSSNLVASLAQPFIEFRTTKMQKWSTKASYKEKLF; translated from the coding sequence ATGAAACAAGTCCGAAATTATTACTTTGACAATGCGAAGTTTCTTTTGATTTTTTTCGTTGTTTTTGGACACTCTATCCAATCTTTCACAAATGATAGCAATAGTATTTATAGCTTATACAAAGTCATTTACACTTTTCATATGCCAGCATTTATCCTGATTTCCGGTTTTTTTGCGAAGGGAATTTATGAGCAAGGCTATGTGCAAAAATATTTAAAAAGGCTTATCTTGCCATACATTATCTTTCAGCTCATTTACAGTGTCTTTTATTATTATCTTTACGGCAAATCCAGCTTTACGGTCGATCCTTTAAGCCCACACTGGTCATTATGGTTTTTAATCAGCTTATTTTTCTGGAACATGCTATTATTAGGATTTTCGAAAATGAAGCCACTGGTCGGCTTGAGCATTGCGTTAATTCTCGGTTTAGCAATTGGGTTTGTTGATTGGACCTCAAGCTATTTGAGTCTTACTAGAACTTTCGTTTTTTTCCCGCTGTTTTTATTAGGTTATTATATGAATAAAAAACACTTTGAGTGGATTAGGACAAAGACTTTCAAAATTGGGGCTATTATTGTATTTGTGGTAGTGTTCGCAGGGTTCTACTACTTTCCGAGTATTAATTATCAATGGCTTTTAGGTTCAAAACCATATGATGTATTAGCCTCTTCTGCTTTAGAAGCAATTCTTGTGAGGATATGTTTTTATTTATTAAGCTTTTTAATGATTTTTTGTTTCTTTGCCTGTGTCCCGCAAAAAAAGTATTTCTTTACACGATTTGGCAAAAACACGCTTTATGTATATTTGTTACACGGATTCTTTATCCGTGTCTTTCGGACAACAGACTTGCAGGATGCATTTACAACGCCTAACTCTTATTTTTTAATTGTGCTTTTGGCTTTCCTGCTAACACTTGTATTGTCGAGTAATTTAGTCGCCTCACTTGCACAGCCATTTATAGAATTCAGAACAACCAAAATGCAGAAATGGTCAACTAAGGCAAGCTATAAAGAGAAGCTGTTTTAA
- a CDS encoding TrkH family potassium uptake protein, with translation MRRTVREMLNKFTPAQIITGYYLLAVSASVLLLSLPIAHKEGVHVSFMDTLFTAISAVSVTGLTVINISDTYSTIGIFILMFVLQFGGIGVMTLGTFFWMLLRKKIGLKERQLIMLDHNQSHLSGLVQLIREIIKLILIIELVGAIVLTLQLHQYFPTWKDAFVHGLFASISATTNGGFDLSGNSLVPYKDDYFIQLVNIILITLGAIGFPVLIEVKNYLFPKNPGKLFRFSLFTKLTSLTFGLLLLFGTVSIIIIESNHYFIGMNWHQIFFNAFFHSASTRSGGLATMDLNDYTMGTLVIFCILMFIGASPSSVGGGIRTTTFALNLLFIYHYANGNRHIKIFKREIHEEDIIKSMVVTILAFCLCFIATVILCITEDAPLIKILFEVCSAFGTTGLSLGLTPELSGVGKCVIMILMFIGRIGLTSFIYIIGGKEKKDNFHYPKERIIIG, from the coding sequence ATGAGAAGAACGGTAAGGGAGATGCTGAATAAATTCACTCCTGCCCAAATAATAACAGGCTATTATTTACTGGCGGTCAGTGCTTCCGTTTTATTATTAAGCTTGCCGATTGCTCACAAAGAAGGTGTCCATGTTTCATTTATGGATACACTGTTTACAGCGATAAGTGCTGTAAGTGTGACAGGGCTGACTGTTATAAATATATCTGATACATACAGTACAATTGGCATCTTTATTTTAATGTTTGTCCTTCAGTTTGGAGGAATAGGTGTTATGACGCTTGGAACATTCTTTTGGATGCTGCTCCGCAAAAAAATTGGCTTAAAGGAACGGCAGCTCATTATGCTTGACCACAATCAATCTCATTTGTCTGGTCTTGTCCAGCTCATCAGGGAAATCATCAAGCTGATTTTAATCATTGAGCTTGTTGGTGCCATAGTGCTCACACTGCAGTTACATCAATACTTTCCCACATGGAAGGATGCGTTTGTCCATGGACTCTTCGCTTCCATTAGTGCGACGACAAATGGTGGTTTTGATTTAAGTGGAAACTCGCTTGTTCCGTATAAAGATGATTATTTTATCCAACTGGTTAATATTATTTTAATTACGCTTGGGGCAATAGGATTTCCAGTTCTAATTGAAGTGAAAAACTACTTATTTCCGAAAAACCCAGGCAAGCTGTTCCGTTTTTCCTTATTTACTAAACTGACCTCTTTAACATTTGGGCTGTTGCTGTTATTTGGAACAGTCAGCATCATCATCATTGAGTCAAATCATTATTTTATAGGGATGAACTGGCATCAAATCTTTTTTAACGCATTTTTCCATTCTGCTTCAACGAGGAGCGGTGGTTTAGCAACAATGGATTTAAATGATTATACGATGGGAACATTAGTGATTTTCTGTATTCTTATGTTTATCGGTGCATCACCAAGCTCTGTTGGCGGTGGAATTAGAACGACAACATTTGCCCTTAACTTGCTGTTTATATATCATTATGCAAACGGCAATCGTCATATCAAGATCTTTAAAAGAGAAATACATGAAGAAGACATAATTAAGTCGATGGTTGTAACCATTTTGGCCTTTTGTTTATGCTTCATTGCAACAGTTATTCTATGTATTACGGAGGACGCTCCACTTATCAAGATTTTATTTGAAGTATGTTCTGCTTTCGGAACGACTGGTTTGTCGCTTGGCTTAACTCCTGAATTGTCAGGTGTAGGAAAATGTGTCATTATGATTTTGATGTTTATTGGAAGAATTGGCTTAACATCCTTCATTTATATTATCGGAGGAAAAGAGAAAAAGGATAATTTCCATTATCCTAAAGAAAGAATCATTATTGGCTAA
- a CDS encoding alpha/beta-type small acid-soluble spore protein, which translates to MSSSNKLLVPGIEQYLDSIKYEIAQEFGVNLGSDTVARANGSVGGEITKRLVQQAQAELSGKTQ; encoded by the coding sequence ATGTCTAGTTCAAATAAATTATTAGTTCCTGGAATTGAACAATATTTAGATAGCATTAAATATGAAATCGCCCAAGAATTTGGTGTTAATCTAGGTTCAGATACTGTTGCTAGAGCAAACGGAAGTGTCGGTGGAGAAATTACAAAACGCCTTGTTCAACAAGCTCAAGCAGAGCTATCCGGTAAAACTCAATAA
- a CDS encoding TerC family protein, translated as MDFALLLEYGWVLLILVGLEGILAADNAVVMAVMVKHLPPEQQKKALFYGLFGAFVFRFATLFMISILVDVWQVQALGAVYLLYICFHNLYGKFGHKNKKEKEKEKKKSGFWMTVLKVELADIAFAIDSMLAAVALAITLTPTGWFDVGGIDGGQFTVMLLGGIIGLIIMRFAANWFVKLLHTRPSLETAAFMIVGWVGVKLAVFTLAHPEVAVLDEHFPESKVWKFIFWGVLLIIAVGGYFLSGKKVQETAEES; from the coding sequence ATGGATTTTGCATTACTTTTAGAGTATGGTTGGGTGCTCCTGATTTTAGTTGGATTGGAAGGGATTTTGGCAGCTGACAATGCGGTCGTAATGGCCGTTATGGTTAAGCACTTACCTCCAGAGCAACAGAAAAAAGCCTTATTCTATGGTTTATTTGGTGCATTTGTTTTCCGTTTCGCAACATTATTCATGATTTCTATTCTGGTTGACGTTTGGCAGGTTCAAGCTCTTGGTGCAGTCTACTTATTGTATATTTGCTTCCATAATTTATATGGGAAGTTTGGCCACAAGAATAAGAAAGAGAAAGAGAAAGAAAAGAAAAAGTCTGGTTTTTGGATGACAGTATTAAAAGTAGAGCTTGCTGATATTGCATTTGCAATTGATTCTATGCTTGCAGCTGTTGCATTGGCAATAACGCTAACACCAACAGGCTGGTTCGATGTTGGCGGAATTGACGGCGGACAGTTTACGGTTATGCTTCTTGGCGGTATTATCGGTTTAATTATTATGCGATTTGCTGCAAACTGGTTTGTTAAACTTCTTCATACAAGACCATCCTTGGAGACAGCTGCTTTCATGATTGTCGGCTGGGTTGGGGTGAAATTGGCAGTATTTACTCTGGCACATCCAGAGGTTGCTGTGCTTGATGAGCATTTTCCAGAATCAAAGGTTTGGAAGTTTATTTTCTGGGGTGTATTGTTAATCATTGCTGTGGGCGGCTATTTCCTTTCAGGCAAAAAAGTGCAAGAAACAGCAGAAGAAAGCTAA
- a CDS encoding amino acid ABC transporter ATP-binding protein, whose protein sequence is MESVFSVEKLATPLEQREDIIEVKGLNKWYGDHHVLKDVDLQVKQGEVIVVLGPSGSGKSTFIRTINALEEFQKGSIIVDNIALTDDLRNIEEIRKETGMVFQSFNLFPHMTILKNISLAPIWVRKWKKKKAEQIAMELLERVGIPEQANKYPGQLSGGQQQRVAIARALAMQPKIMLFDEPTSALDPEMVKEVLDVMKTLADSGMTMLVVTHEMGFARQVADRIILFDKGEIVEMGKPEEIFDNPKHERTKLFLSQIL, encoded by the coding sequence ATGGAGAGTGTATTTTCGGTAGAAAAGCTAGCAACGCCACTAGAGCAAAGAGAGGATATTATTGAAGTAAAAGGCTTAAACAAATGGTATGGCGATCATCACGTTTTAAAGGATGTCGACCTGCAGGTTAAGCAAGGCGAGGTTATCGTTGTACTTGGTCCTTCAGGATCTGGAAAATCAACATTTATCCGGACGATTAATGCGTTAGAGGAGTTTCAAAAAGGTTCTATCATTGTCGATAACATTGCTCTGACAGATGATTTAAGAAATATTGAAGAAATAAGGAAAGAAACAGGTATGGTTTTTCAATCTTTTAACTTGTTTCCACATATGACGATACTAAAGAATATCTCACTTGCGCCAATTTGGGTAAGGAAATGGAAAAAGAAAAAGGCAGAGCAAATTGCGATGGAGCTGCTTGAGAGAGTCGGAATTCCAGAGCAAGCAAATAAGTATCCAGGTCAACTGTCTGGCGGACAGCAGCAGCGTGTGGCAATTGCAAGAGCATTGGCGATGCAGCCGAAAATTATGCTTTTTGATGAGCCAACCTCAGCACTTGATCCAGAAATGGTGAAAGAGGTTTTAGATGTAATGAAAACTCTTGCTGACTCTGGTATGACAATGCTTGTCGTCACACATGAGATGGGCTTTGCACGTCAAGTAGCAGACAGAATCATCTTGTTTGATAAAGGAGAAATCGTGGAGATGGGTAAGCCTGAAGAAATTTTTGATAATCCAAAGCATGAACGAACAAAATTATTTTTATCACAGATTCTGTAA
- a CDS encoding amino acid ABC transporter permease codes for MDNVRLGNSGNLVKTNSLSRLVKLQLWLKNNLFKDWKNAILTIVAAMFTGYMIAKVTTFLAASDWSVVTANLRLLMVGQFPIEEIWRLWVAVILVSVLFGATWGLWRNVIGHVAIALSVIMLIFAVVPYTESMTKIYLGVSIASIYLFYAIGRKLTVLKIPVLVLWILVIPISVGIINGFGILEPVSTNVWGGFLLTLVIASVAIICSFPIGLLLAVGRRSKLPVIKYTCIVYIEIIRGMPLIMILFIGQLLLPMFIGGEIQIDNILRAMIAFTLFSAAYLAENIRGGLQSIPRGQFEAAQALGLNNFKLMIFVILPQALKAVIPAMVGQFIAIFKDTSLVAVIGLADFLGMAKKVAANPEYLGKYMELYVFIALMYFIFCYLMSHVSKALEKSLNTGNR; via the coding sequence TTGGATAATGTTAGGCTTGGCAACAGTGGAAATTTAGTAAAGACTAATTCCCTCAGCAGGCTGGTGAAATTACAGCTATGGCTGAAAAACAATCTTTTTAAGGATTGGAAAAATGCAATACTAACGATTGTTGCTGCCATGTTTACTGGATATATGATCGCTAAAGTTACGACATTTTTAGCTGCCAGTGATTGGAGTGTTGTAACAGCTAATTTGCGGCTGTTAATGGTTGGTCAATTCCCGATAGAGGAAATTTGGAGGTTGTGGGTCGCTGTCATTTTAGTATCTGTTTTATTTGGTGCGACATGGGGATTGTGGAGGAATGTTATCGGCCATGTTGCGATAGCCTTGTCTGTCATCATGTTGATTTTTGCTGTTGTACCATACACGGAATCCATGACAAAGATTTATTTAGGTGTAAGCATTGCTTCTATTTATTTGTTTTATGCAATTGGCAGAAAGCTTACTGTTTTAAAGATACCAGTTTTAGTTCTATGGATTTTAGTTATTCCCATTTCAGTTGGAATTATTAATGGTTTTGGCATTCTTGAACCAGTAAGCACAAATGTCTGGGGCGGGTTTTTACTGACGCTTGTCATAGCGTCTGTTGCAATTATTTGCTCATTCCCAATCGGACTTCTGCTTGCTGTTGGCCGAAGAAGCAAGCTTCCTGTCATTAAATATACATGCATTGTTTATATTGAGATTATTCGCGGTATGCCATTAATTATGATTTTATTTATAGGACAATTGCTTCTGCCGATGTTTATTGGCGGAGAAATCCAAATTGATAATATTCTTAGGGCCATGATTGCGTTCACGCTGTTTAGTGCTGCATACTTAGCGGAAAACATTAGGGGCGGGCTTCAATCCATCCCAAGAGGCCAATTTGAAGCAGCACAGGCACTAGGATTAAATAACTTCAAACTGATGATATTTGTTATTTTGCCACAAGCATTAAAAGCAGTCATACCAGCAATGGTAGGCCAATTTATCGCTATCTTTAAGGATACATCACTAGTTGCAGTGATTGGATTAGCAGACTTTCTTGGAATGGCCAAAAAGGTTGCAGCAAATCCAGAGTATTTAGGAAAGTATATGGAGCTATATGTGTTTATTGCTTTAATGTATTTTATATTTTGCTATTTAATGTCACATGTCAGCAAAGCATTGGAGAAATCATTAAATACGGGCAACCGCTAA